A stretch of the Aegilops tauschii subsp. strangulata cultivar AL8/78 chromosome 4, Aet v6.0, whole genome shotgun sequence genome encodes the following:
- the LOC109747911 gene encoding phospholipid-transporting ATPase 1 isoform X1 gives MRPDGKLPPPHPSLAPLPQRPQQATGTDMDPHARLPDPVPSPILKHSPSISRSLRSAADTSSVTFAADFRSPSKPESTSPSFDSFRTARSRPSSVSRSSTRRSASERAGSQRDLRDEDARFVYINDAPRTNAPPAMFPDNSIRTSKYSVLTFIPRNLYEQFHRVAYIYFLILAVLNFVPQLLVLSKEAGVLPLAFVLGVTAVKDAYEDWRRHRSDKNENNRTASVLADGVFRPKRWKDIQVGDVVRLVANETLPCDMVLVSTSDPTGVAYIQTINLDGESNLKTRYAKQETMSTPPEALAGVIKCEKPNRNIYGFLATVDLNGRRAISLGTSNVMLRGCELKNTVWAIGVAVYTGRDTKVVLNSSGAPSKRSRLETHMNREIIALAVALVVLCSVVSLLAGIWMGDHVDQLGIIPFFHKYDYSGAAAHDDGRYNWYGTGAQVVFTFMSAVIQFQVMIPIGLIISMELIRVGQAYFMVQDNRMFDEKSQARFQCRALNINEDLGQIKYVFSDKTGTLTQNRMEFRCASVQGRDFSETDGGEEDGHAVQADGVVLRPKTAVTTDPKLAALLKDGMGAKASRARDLFLALATCNTIVPIVEDTVNPAAKLVEYQGESPDEQALVYAAAAYGHKLVERTSGHIVVDVFGTRQRFDVLGLHEFDSDRKRMSVIIGCPDKTIKLFVKGADSSMFGIIDKTLNPDVVQATEKHLHSYSSVGLRTLVIGVRELSQSEFQEWQMAYEKASTALLGRGNLLRSVAANIERNMRLLGASGVEDKLQDGVPEAIEKLREAGIKVWVLTGDKQETAISIGYSCKLLTRDMTQIVINSNSRESCRKSLDDAISMVNKLRSLSTDSQSRVPLALIIDGNSLVYIFDTDREEKLFEVAIACDVVLCCRVAPLQKAGIVDLIKKRTSDMTLAIGDGANDVSMIQMADVGIGISGQEGRQAVMASDFAMGQFRFLVPLLLVHGHWNYQRMSYMILYNFYRNATFVFVLFWYVLYTGYTLSTAINEWSSVLYSVVYTSAPTVIVAILDKDLSRRTLLKYPQLYGAGQREESYNLRLFIFIMVDSVWQSVVVFFIPYLAYKNSAIDSASLGDLWTLSVVILVNIHLAMDVIRWTWITHAVIWGSIVATWICVIIIDSIPTLPGFWAIYEVMGTALFWALLLAVIVVGMIPHFAAKAIREHFMPNDIQIAREMEKSQDSRDANQPEVQMSTSTRA, from the exons atgcggccagacgggaAATTGCCGCCGCCACATCCATCGTTGGCCCCGCTGCCGCAACGGCCGCAGCAAGCGACGGGAACAGACATGGACCCGCACGCCAGGCTGCCGGACCCGGTGCCGTCGCCGATACTGAAGCACTCGCCGTCGATATCGCGCTCGCTGCGGTCGGCGGCAGACACGTCGTCCGTCACCTTCGCGGCCGACTTCCGGTCGCCCTCCAAGCCGGAATCCACCTCGCCGTCCTTCGACAGCTTCCGGACGGCCCGGTCGAGGCCGTCCAGCGTCTCGCGGTCGTCCACCAGGCGATCCGCGTCCGAGCGTGCCGGCTCGCAGCGGGACCTCCGCGACGAGGACGCGCGATTCGTCTACATCAACGACGCGCCGCGCACCAACGCGCCGCCGGCCATGTTCCCGGACAACTCCATCCGCACCTCCAAGTACTCCGTCCTCACCTTCATCCCGCGCAACCTCTACGAGCAGTTCCACAGGGTGGCCTACATCTACTTCCTCATCCTGGCGGTGCTCAACTTCGTGCCGCAACTCCTCGTGCTGTCCAAGGAAGCGGGCGTTCTGCCGCTGGCCTTCGTGCTCGGCGTCACGGCAGTGAAGGACGCGTACGAGGACTGGAGGCGGCACCGGTCAGACAAGAATGAGAACAAccgcacggcgtctgtgctcgcgGACGGCGTGTTCCGGCCGAAGCGGTGGAAGGACATTCAGGTCGGCGACGTGGTGCGTCTCGTGGCTAACGAGACGCTGCCGTGCGACATGGTTCTTGTGTCCACGAGCGACCCCACCGGCGTGGCCTACATCCAGACCATCAACCTCGACGGCGAGTCCAACCTCAAGACGCGCTACGCCAAGCAGGAAACCATGTCCACGCCGCCGGAGGCGCTCGCCGGTGTCATCAAGTGCGAGAAACCCAACCGCAACATCTACGGCTTCCTCGCCACCGTGGACCTCAACGGCCGCCGCGCCATCTCCCTCGGCACCTCCAACGTCATGCTCCGCGGCTGCGAGCTCAAGAATACGGTCTGGGCCATCGGGGTGGCGGTGTACACCGGCCGGGACACCAAGGTCGTGCTCAACAGCTCGGGTGCGCCATCCAAGCGCAGCCGCCTCGAGACGCACATGAACCGCGAAATCATCGCGCTCGCCGTGGCTCTGGTCGTCCTCTGCTCGGTGGTGTCTCTCCTCGCCGGCATCTGGATGGGTGACCATGTCGATCAGCTCGGCATCATCCCCTTTTTCCACAAATACGACTACTCGGGGGCTGCTGCGCACGACGACGGGAGGTACAACTGGTACGGCACGGGCGCGCAGGTGGTGTTCACGTTCATGTCGGCGGTGATCCAGTTCCAGGTGATGATCCCCATCGGGCTCATCATATCCATGGAGCTCATCAGGGTGGGGCAGGCATACTTCATGGTGCAGGACAACCGCATGTTCGACGAGAAGAGCCAGGCCAGGTTCCAATGCCGGGCGCTCAACATCAACGAGGACCTGGGGCAGATCAAGTACGTCTTCTCCGACAAGACCGGCACGCTCACGCAGAATCGGATGGAGTTCCGCTGCGCCAGCGTGCAAGGCCGCGACTTCAGCGAGAccgacggcggcgaggaggaCGGACATGCCGTGCAAG CGGACGGCGTGGTTCTGAGACCCAAGACGGCGGTGACGACGGACCCGAAGCTGGCGGCGCTGCTCAAGGACGGGATGGGCGCCAAGGCCAGCCGCGCCCGCGACCTGTTCCTGGCGCTGGCGACCTGCAACACCATCGTGCCCATCGTCGAGGACACCGTGAACCCGGCGGCGAAGCTGGTGGAGTACCAGGGCGAGTCCCCCGACGAGCAGGCGCTGGTGTACGCCGCCGCGGCGTACGGGCACAAGCTCGTCGAGCGCACCTCCGGCCACATCGTCGTCGACGTGTTCGGCACCAGGCAAAG GTTTGACGTCCTTGGTCTTCATGAGTTTGACAGCGACCGCAAGAGGATGTCAGTTATAATTGGCTGCCCGGACAAGACTATCAAGCTGTTTGTAAAAGGTGCAGATAGTTCCATGTTTGGAATCATCGACAAAACACTGAATCCAGATGTTGTCCAGGCAACCGAGAAACATCTCCATTCATATTCGTCAGTCGGCCTCCGAACACTTGTCATCGGTGTGCGGGAACTTAGCCAGTCAGAGTTTCAGGAGTGGCAAATGGCTTACGAGAAGGCTAGCACTGCATTATTAGGCAGAGGGAATCTCCTACGCAGTGTGGCCGCCAACATTGAAAGGAACATGCGCCTGTTAGGAGCCTCCGGTGTCGAAGACAAGCTGCAAGATGGAGTGCCTGAAGCAATTGAAAAACTAAGGGAAGCAGGGATTAAGGTTTGGGTTCTGACAGGTGACAAACAAGAAACTGCCATCTCCATTGGCTATTCCTGCAAGCTTTTGACAAGGGACATGACACAGATTGTAATCAATAGTAATTCAAGAGAGTCGTGCAGAAAAAGTCTGGATGATGCAATCTCCATGGTTAACAAACTTCGGTCACTGTCTACAGACTCCCAATCTAGAGTTCCCCTCGCTTTGATCATTGACGGAAACAGTCTCGTCTACATTTTTGACACAGACCGGGAGGAGAAG CTTTTTGAAGTCGCGATAGCATGCGATGTCGTTCTATGTTGTCGAGTGGCTCCTCTACAGAAGGCTGGGATTGTTGATTTAATAAAGAAGCGAACAAGTGACATGACTCTAGCTATTGGAGATG GTGCAAATGATGTATCCATGATCCAAATGGCCGATGTTGGCATTGGCATCAGTGGTCAAGAAGGAAGGCAAGCTGTGATGGCCTCAGATTTTGCCATGGGGCAATTTAGATTTTTGGTCCCACTGTTGTTAGTTCATGGCCACTGGAACTACCAGAGAATGAGCTACATGATCCTATACAATTTTTACAGAAATGCTACTTTTGTCTTTGTGCTTTTCTG GTATGTACTTTACACTGGTTATACCCTGTCAACAGCAATAAATGAGTGGAGCAGTGTGTTATACTCTGTGGTCTATACTTCTGCGCCGACTGTCATTGTCGCCATTCTCGACAAGGATCTGAGTCGAAGGACATTGCTGAAATACCCCCAACTCTACGGTGCGGGGCAGCGCGAGGAGAGTTACAACCTAAGACTATTCATTTTCATCATGGTGGACTCCGTCTGGCAGAGCGTCGTAGTTTTCTTCATCCCTTACCTCGCATACAAAAACAGCGCAATCGACAGCGCCAGCCTGGGAGACCTGTGGACACTGTCTGTTGTCATTCTTGTCAACATTCACCTTGCCATGGATGTCATCAGATGGACTTGGATCACTCATGCAGTAATATGGGGCAGTATTGTGGCGACATGGATTTGCGTCATCATCATAGACTCCATACCCACCTTGCCCGGTTTCTG GGCAATCTACGAGGTGATGGGAACTGCATTGTTCTGGGCATTGCTTCTTGCGGTGATTGTGGTTGGAATGATCCCTCATTTTGCCGCAAAGGCCATCAGGGAACATTTCATGCCCAATGACATCCAGATTGCGAGAGAGATGGAGAAGTCGCAAGATTCTCGTGATGCTAATCAACCAGAAGTCCAGATGAGTACATCCACTCGAGCTTAG
- the LOC109747911 gene encoding phospholipid-transporting ATPase 1 isoform X2: protein MAEDHGSSRHMSSMSMSHKELGDDDARVVHVGDAERTNERLQFAGNAVRTAKYSPLTFLPRNLFEQFHRLAYVYFLVIAVLNQLPQLAVFGRGASVMPLAFVLAVTAVKDAYEDWRRHRSDRAENNRLAAVLSPGAGAQFVPTEWKHVRVGDVVRVGANESPPADMVLLATSDTTGVAYVQTLNLDGESNLKTRYAKQETLTTPLEHLAGAVVRCERPNRNIYGFQANLELQGEGRRIPLGPSNIVLRGCDLKNTSWAVGVVVYAGRETKAMLNNAGTPTKRSRLETHMNRETLFLSGILIVLCSAVATLSGVWLRTHQTDLELAQFFHKKDYLKVGKEDNENYNYYGIAAQIVFNFLMAVIVFQIMIPISLYISMELVRLGQAYFMIRDAKLYDASSDSRFQCRALNINEDLGQVKCVFSDKTGTLTQNKMEFRCASIDGVDYSDVAPQRPVEGEPAWVPKVPVKVDREVMELVRNGGATEQGMNAGEFFLALATCNTIVPLIIDGPDPKKKVIDYQGESPDEQALVSAAAAYGFVLVERSSGHIVIDVLGQKQRFDVLGLHEFDSDRKRMSVIIGCPDKTIKLFVKGADSSMFGIIDKTLNPDVVQATEKHLHSYSSVGLRTLVIGVRELSQSEFQEWQMAYEKASTALLGRGNLLRSVAANIERNMRLLGASGVEDKLQDGVPEAIEKLREAGIKVWVLTGDKQETAISIGYSCKLLTRDMTQIVINSNSRESCRKSLDDAISMVNKLRSLSTDSQSRVPLALIIDGNSLVYIFDTDREEKLFEVAIACDVVLCCRVAPLQKAGIVDLIKKRTSDMTLAIGDGANDVSMIQMADVGIGISGQEGRQAVMASDFAMGQFRFLVPLLLVHGHWNYQRMSYMILYNFYRNATFVFVLFWYVLYTGYTLSTAINEWSSVLYSVVYTSAPTVIVAILDKDLSRRTLLKYPQLYGAGQREESYNLRLFIFIMVDSVWQSVVVFFIPYLAYKNSAIDSASLGDLWTLSVVILVNIHLAMDVIRWTWITHAVIWGSIVATWICVIIIDSIPTLPGFWAIYEVMGTALFWALLLAVIVVGMIPHFAAKAIREHFMPNDIQIAREMEKSQDSRDANQPEVQMSTSTRA, encoded by the exons ATGGCCGAGGACCATGGATCGTCGCGGCACATGTCGTCCATGTCCATGTCGCACAAGGAGCTGGGCGACGACGACGCGCGGGTGGTGCATGTGGGCGACGCGGAGCGCACCAACGAGCGCCTCCAGTTCGCCGGGAACGCTGTGCGCACCGCCAAGTACTCGCCGCTCACCTTCCTGCCGCGGAACCTGTTCGAGCAGTTCCACCGCCTCGCCTACGTCTATTTCCTCGTCATCGCCGTGCTCAACCAGCTCCCCCAGCTCGCGGTCTTCGGCCGCGGGGCCTCCGTCATGCCGCTCGCCTTCGTCCTCGCGGTGACCGCCGTCAAGGACGCGTACGAGGACTGGCGACGCCACCGCTCCGACCGCGCCGAGAATAACCGCCTCGCCGCTGTCCTGTCCCCCGGTGCGGGCGCCCAATTCGTCCCCACCGAGTGGAAGCACGTCCGCGTCGGCGACGTCGTGCGGGTCGGTGCCAACGAGTCGCCCCCGGCGGACATGGTCCTCCTCGCCACCAGCGACACCACCGGCGTTGCCTACGTGCAGACGCTCAACCTTGACGGCGAGTCCAACCTAAAGACTCGCTACGCTAAGCAAGAGACGCTGACGACGCCGCTGGAGCATCTCGCCGGCGCCGTCGTCAGGTGCGAGCGCCCGAACCGCAACATCTACGGCTTCCAGGCCAACCTGGAGCTCCAGGGGGAGGGCCGCCGGATACCGCTGGGCCCGTCCAACATCGTGCTGCGCGGCTGCGACCTCAAGAACACGTCCTGGGCCGTCGGCGTAGTCGTCTACGCGGGGCGCGAGACCAAGGCGATGCTGAACAACGCGGGCACGCCGACCAAGCGCAGCCGCCTGGAGACGCACATGAACCGCGAGACGCTCTTCCTCTCCGGCATCCTCATCGTGCTCTGCTCGGCCGTGGCCACGCTCTCGGGCGTGTGGCTGCGCACCCACCAGACCGACCTGGAGCTCGCGCAGTTCTTCCACAAGAAGGACTACCTCAAGGTGGGCAAGGAGGACAACGAGAACTACAACTACTACGGCATCGCGGCGCAGATCGTGTTCAACTTCCTCATGGCGGTCATCGTGTTCCAGATCATGATACCCATCTCGCTCTACATCTCCATGGAGCTGGTGAGGCTCGGGCAGGCCTACTTCATGATCCGGGACGCCAAGCTGTACGACGCGTCGTCCGACTCGAGGTTCCAGTGCAGGGCGCTCAACATCAACGAGGACCTGGGGCAGGTCAAGTGCGTCTTCTCCGATAAGACCGGCACGCTGACGCAGAACAAGATGGAGTTCCGGTGCGCGAGCATCGACGGCGTCGATTACAGCGACGTCGCACCGCAGCGACCTGTCG AGGGCGAGCCGGCTTGGGTGCCAAAGGTGCCGGTGAAGGTCGACAGAGAGGTGATGGAGCTGGTGAGGAATGGGGGTGCTACGGAGCAAGGGATGAACGCCGGAGAGTTCTTTCTTGCCCTGGCAACGTGCAACACCATTGTTCCTTTGATCATTGATGGCCCTGACCCAAAGAAGAAGGTGATTGACTACCAAGGCGAGTCGCCGGACGAGCAGGCGTTGGTTTCTGCCGCCGCGGCGTATGGCTTTGTGCTCGTTGAGCGAAGCTCCGGGCACATTGTCATTGACGTCCTTGGTCAGAAGCAGAG GTTTGACGTCCTTGGTCTTCATGAGTTTGACAGCGACCGCAAGAGGATGTCAGTTATAATTGGCTGCCCGGACAAGACTATCAAGCTGTTTGTAAAAGGTGCAGATAGTTCCATGTTTGGAATCATCGACAAAACACTGAATCCAGATGTTGTCCAGGCAACCGAGAAACATCTCCATTCATATTCGTCAGTCGGCCTCCGAACACTTGTCATCGGTGTGCGGGAACTTAGCCAGTCAGAGTTTCAGGAGTGGCAAATGGCTTACGAGAAGGCTAGCACTGCATTATTAGGCAGAGGGAATCTCCTACGCAGTGTGGCCGCCAACATTGAAAGGAACATGCGCCTGTTAGGAGCCTCCGGTGTCGAAGACAAGCTGCAAGATGGAGTGCCTGAAGCAATTGAAAAACTAAGGGAAGCAGGGATTAAGGTTTGGGTTCTGACAGGTGACAAACAAGAAACTGCCATCTCCATTGGCTATTCCTGCAAGCTTTTGACAAGGGACATGACACAGATTGTAATCAATAGTAATTCAAGAGAGTCGTGCAGAAAAAGTCTGGATGATGCAATCTCCATGGTTAACAAACTTCGGTCACTGTCTACAGACTCCCAATCTAGAGTTCCCCTCGCTTTGATCATTGACGGAAACAGTCTCGTCTACATTTTTGACACAGACCGGGAGGAGAAG CTTTTTGAAGTCGCGATAGCATGCGATGTCGTTCTATGTTGTCGAGTGGCTCCTCTACAGAAGGCTGGGATTGTTGATTTAATAAAGAAGCGAACAAGTGACATGACTCTAGCTATTGGAGATG GTGCAAATGATGTATCCATGATCCAAATGGCCGATGTTGGCATTGGCATCAGTGGTCAAGAAGGAAGGCAAGCTGTGATGGCCTCAGATTTTGCCATGGGGCAATTTAGATTTTTGGTCCCACTGTTGTTAGTTCATGGCCACTGGAACTACCAGAGAATGAGCTACATGATCCTATACAATTTTTACAGAAATGCTACTTTTGTCTTTGTGCTTTTCTG GTATGTACTTTACACTGGTTATACCCTGTCAACAGCAATAAATGAGTGGAGCAGTGTGTTATACTCTGTGGTCTATACTTCTGCGCCGACTGTCATTGTCGCCATTCTCGACAAGGATCTGAGTCGAAGGACATTGCTGAAATACCCCCAACTCTACGGTGCGGGGCAGCGCGAGGAGAGTTACAACCTAAGACTATTCATTTTCATCATGGTGGACTCCGTCTGGCAGAGCGTCGTAGTTTTCTTCATCCCTTACCTCGCATACAAAAACAGCGCAATCGACAGCGCCAGCCTGGGAGACCTGTGGACACTGTCTGTTGTCATTCTTGTCAACATTCACCTTGCCATGGATGTCATCAGATGGACTTGGATCACTCATGCAGTAATATGGGGCAGTATTGTGGCGACATGGATTTGCGTCATCATCATAGACTCCATACCCACCTTGCCCGGTTTCTG GGCAATCTACGAGGTGATGGGAACTGCATTGTTCTGGGCATTGCTTCTTGCGGTGATTGTGGTTGGAATGATCCCTCATTTTGCCGCAAAGGCCATCAGGGAACATTTCATGCCCAATGACATCCAGATTGCGAGAGAGATGGAGAAGTCGCAAGATTCTCGTGATGCTAATCAACCAGAAGTCCAGATGAGTACATCCACTCGAGCTTAG